Proteins encoded within one genomic window of Nitrospira sp. SG-bin1:
- a CDS encoding thiol reductase thioredoxin, whose product MKNHLQVACPHCHSLNRVPVARVNDRPKCGQCHAPLFTGQPLTLTSGSFDLHASRSDIPLAVDFWASWCGPCQVMAPSFQEAAKILEPDVRLGKVNSEAERSLAARFRIASIPTLIVLREGRELARQSGVMGTQDIVRWVRLHAQDS is encoded by the coding sequence ATGAAAAATCACCTCCAAGTCGCCTGTCCCCATTGCCACAGCCTGAACCGCGTACCCGTTGCCCGCGTGAATGATCGTCCCAAATGCGGGCAATGCCATGCGCCCTTGTTTACAGGCCAACCCCTTACATTGACGTCCGGCAGTTTCGATCTTCACGCGTCGCGCAGCGACATCCCGTTGGCGGTGGATTTCTGGGCCTCGTGGTGCGGGCCATGCCAGGTGATGGCCCCGTCATTTCAGGAGGCGGCCAAGATCCTGGAACCAGATGTCCGTCTCGGAAAGGTCAATTCTGAAGCGGAGCGGAGTCTGGCGGCGAGATTTAGGATCGCCAGTATCCCGACCCTGATCGTTCTTCGAGAAGGGCGTGAATTAGCTCGGCAATCGGGTGTCATGGGAACCCAGGATATCGTGCGTTGGGTACGTCTTCATGCGCAGGATTCGTAA